The genomic interval GCCAATTAGTAGCAACCACACATAAAACTGTCAATATTTTAAATCACATTCTAGTAATACTGTCAATATTTTCACCTAGCCTTGACACTAAGGCCATCCTTGCCTTGCATGGTGGACTATGCGAGAGATTGCATGTCGAGATCACAGGACAGGAAAAAGCTGCTACTGCAAGGCAAAGAGTGGCCTAGCGACACACTAGGTCACTTGACGTGAAgcttactttaattaattagataaatattgtaaattaagttaattaataaaagaattattgattaattgaatAATCAGTCATGTGAAATAATGTGTTCCTAGACCACTCTTTGCCTTACAGTTGCAACTTTTGTTTCTGGTTATGTGATATCTACTTGGAATCACACAGATTAGTCCACCACATATGGCAAAGATGGCCTAGTGCCATCGAGGATAATTTTCACCCAAATTCTGATAGTTAGCTGATTGAAGTAGAATTAGGTAAGTATTACCACAGTTACCACCCAGTGAGTCAAAAAAACATTTTCAAAATTGCATATAAACCCAATTACATGCCAAACTACTTTATATGGAACAGACACTCTAGTTATTCCCAAAACAGGATTACAAAACTACTAATTTTGTTTAACAAATGTCACCACTTTCTAGCAGTTAGTCTTTGGAAAGAGGGCTCGGCTCCACCATATAAGATGTCTAATGCATTTATAAGAgcgtcaacaacaacaactaccaAATATTGTCACTAAATTTTGATGCTTTAAAATCAGATTCATGTCGCTTGGCCACCCTATGTCTACCAATGTGAGTATTCGATTGGTTACTTACACTGTTTACAAGAATGTCCTCTTTGTCTCCAGTTGACATTTGTCTTGCACTAACTTTGGTCAAAGCAATAAGTCCAACCTTAGACGTTCCATATgctacaaacagaaagaacaTAAGATTGTTCCAGTGCATTTTGTTGGTGAGCATTTGGCACTCTGCACAAAGATATTGtacatggatggacatcattCCAGGTATTCACTACCTTAATGGTCTAAGCACATCTGAAACAGGGTATGCTTCTGATGCACAATACACCTTAATACCCAGACTGATCATGTTGAGCACAACACATTATAATAGTAAAAGCTGCTCTGTTCTTAATTAGACAGAAAGCTAAACATGTTAAAAATTAGAGGGCAATGTAATTACTGCTACTGTAAACTAAAAAAATTTGGTGGCATAAAATTTCGGTGCCTCCTAAAAATTCGGTTCGATAGTAACCTATTTTTGGTGAAACTCCTTGGGAGCTTCAAACTCCTGGTTGGATCCACGGTGCACTAGAAATACATTTATGCAGTTGCACAACACAATAGTAGGTGTGAACTAGCTACCTAGTTAGATAATAATTGCAATAGTTCACACTGACTTTCTTGCTTGGTGTCAAAGAGGTTTGACAATGTTGACAAATATAGGTAGGGATTTAATTTAGGTACTTCATAGGACATActaaaattactaaaaataaatCGGCACTGAAAATAAATCGGCACTGATAATTTCTTAGTTTACAGTACTTGTATTAGTATAAATGCATGTGTGTTATTTAAAGAGTAATACAGTAAACGTCTTTGTTACCTGAGAAAGGATTAGGCCATCCCTTTTCAACATGGATGCCAGCTTCAACATCTCTATGATTCAATTACAATCAGGGCATATGCATGAATTGCAAATAAAAAGTGCCTTACGAAACAAACTGATTCATTAACATCTCCAGTTTGCTTTCAGTTAGTGAATCTGAGGCAAACTGCTGTTGAAGATTTGGCTTCAGTATCTTCAAATGACCAACAGATGATGCAACATTCACTACCCTTCAAATCAGCAAGTAAAAATTGATAATAgtcataataatatattttgtttcataccactacatgtacagtgctctaggccagacaagatacgtacaactaacaataaaaaatagaTAGTCATAGAAGAATAAACGTAGAAGAATAAATAGACATAAATTAAGGTTTAAGTCAAAATGTCACAAACTAAATAGAAGTCAATCTTTTTGTACAGTACAATTGAAACTTGATTGGCAAAGTATGCACACATAAGCAATTAACTCTAATATAGGTAGAGATAATGTGATAACAAAATTCATAAAGTGTTGTGCATTTAATAACTTAGATCATTTCTAGATATTCAGTAACACAATCAAAATACTCAATCACTAAAATCAGGGTTCCAGCCAGGCATGTTAAGGCATAGCGGCCCACTACGCCTTCAGACCTGCCCGCTACGCCTTTAACATACCCGCTACCCCTTCAATATACTGGTTAGGCATAACGTCTCTGTTCGTACCTGTGGAACATTTATCAACAGCGATAATGGGGAAGAAGGTGCagacttgtcaatcatgagtcTCAATTGCATACCCATACTATTGTAATTGGATTTGGTGCCTAGTAATTAAGTCAAGAATGTAATCCATACCTTACTATCAGTCTGCCTTAGTGTGATTTGCAGAGGCAGAGTTTCAGTCAATACATCAAAACCAAACAATTTACAAAAGGTATGATCCTAAAACACTCCCCCAAATCCATCGTACATTTTATATCTAAAAAATTTCACAGATAACACCAACTTGCCATGCCCACATGCCAGACTCATGTACCATGCCCATACCGCTACTCCTTCCAagaatcctggctagaaccctgaaaATGCAATACAGCACTGTACCAACCCTTGCATAATTATCTACTCATTCTCAATATTCGCAAGTTCAAAAGCTTCTTTGAAACATGTCCCTAGACAAACGAACAACAGAAGCCAGCATGTAAGGGCTAAAACAAGCAATAAgctgtcatttttcattttgGTAACATACTACCTTCACAATTGCCAACTGTTGACAAGCAAAAAGTGCAGCAAAACTACTTCACATTCAGCACATAGAGCACAAAAAACGCTTAAGAGTAATCTTCTAACCTAGCATGAGGTCTCAGTAGTGGAAATAAAGCCCGACACACATTAAGGGTACCAGTGAAGTTGACACGAACTGTTTCTCGAGCTTGCTCTGCCAAAGGGGCAGTGCTTGCTGGCTAAGAAACCACCAACCTTAAATTTAGTCATCTTCATTCAGTTGTTGATGATGCATGTAACAGCTGACCTTGTAGGCAATAGCTGCATTATTCACCAAGACGTCTAAGCCCCcatatttcttttcaagaaAATTTTTGAACTCCTGAATGCTTTCGGAATTTGATATGTCAAGCTGCTGATAAATGACTCTTACACTTTGTTTCTCCAAATCAGTTTGAGATTGTTGTCCTCTAGAAGGATCACGTGCTGCAACAAAAACCAACTACAGTTGTCACCAAAATATTCTAATGCAATCAGTTATATTGTATCTGCATTGTATTCATATAAAAAGATATAGCCATTTAACAATAACATCATTACTTGCCAATAAATGACTCAGTTAATGTACTGCAGTCAAGACAAAGACTTAAATGctgtcacagacagactgatacacagacagacatgcaaggttgaaacagacaaacagacattgtCACAACAGACAGCTATACAAAAAGCTAGACAGCTAGCAGTAGCGGATACAGGGGACCCGTTGAGCAACACACGCGACCCTCTCTGAATGATACTGAACAACAGACTGTCTTAACTCAGCGTACTATGTTTAGCTACGTAAGTGAACTGTACTACATTTGTTGTACAGCTGATCAAGCCGTTTTGGAAACCTCCAGTGCATTAACTCCCGTAGCTACGCCATCTCAGTTTTGACTTCTAGCTCCAAGACATGTGCTTCGCACTTCATCTGATTACATGGCTGGGGCATTTTCTGCATGTGTCACGCATTCTACATGTGCATGCCAATGAAACCTGGTCGAGCTGAGTGTGCTATAAGACACTTATCCTTGCAAAGTTCAAAGTTTTGATTTCTGCTCTACACACAATGTCAACTCATTCTACCTCCGTTTTCTGAAAAACCACATGTACTCTTTTGACAACATTCTCTGTGAATTGGCTTCAAACCTGACAGAGCTGAAGACAAAACCGCTACTCGACAATATTGGTGGTTCATACAGTCTAAAGGGCAAGCCCAAGAGGGGCCAACAGCTGTCAATGTTTTGTCATGACACAATTGCAGAGCAGCTTGTACAAGAAGATGCACAAAATTTGTGCCCTGTTGCCATTGTTGGAGATGGCAATTGTCTCTTCAGGACGTTCTCTACTCTGTTTAGCAGAAAGGAGAGAAAAGATTACATAGATCTAAGGGTCCGTACAGCCATTGAGGTATACACTAATACCTCGGTTATCCGGCCCTCAAAGCTCTGGGCACATCGCTCTACCGGGCAGTCCCAGTAACCACGTGTGAAAACGTTTTTACAtaaatgcgcatgcgcaatattGCATGCAATGAAATGGCGACAAGTAAGCCGAGGCGGACTGTACTTACACTTGAGAAAAAGAGAAATCAAGAAAGAGAAGTCTCAACGTCGCGAGACGTAGCTGAGATTTTGAACTGCCAAAGTCAACTGTTGAAAACATTTGGAAAGATTGAGAAAACATCGTGTTCGGTGCAGAGAACCCGACTGTCACCAAGCGGTGATGTAGTCTCACGTAACCAGATCCCTCTCCGcagcgtcatacttccgggcaaaatggggtctggtgagcAGCCTTTGATGTCACTGTGTAACGAGTAGCCAGAActggctatctaaagaccagatttggtttcttaagcCCCGTCCACACTGGCAGCTGGATCACGATAAATCCAATTCATATCGTGTGGTGGTTTCAATCTCAATCGgattgaatccaattagaaatagtgggcatTACTTCCACATatgctacgcgtgtagtcggaccATCTAACGTTCCTCACTCGCCTTTGTTCTCACTCACCTTACATCGCTGTACGAATGCTTTCCACAAggaaagaagccacacgtacacatctgtcatcagtcacgtgatatcaaaAATGAGGCAGAggtagcgttttcaaagtgcagtgtggacgcacGCTATCCCAATTGGATCTTGATCCAGTCTGGTCTAGTGCGGGTGGACACGGCTATAtatgcttcactaaagaccagcctcgtatgcaagcagtgcaatcctacgtcattagcttctcttgtttcatacaaaacaacttgaagactacggctagagtcgttgctgtttgtaaaatctgcacgtctacagcaacaattaaacaCGGCCATGGGAACGTTGACGTTGGCTGGCTCGACATCATACGTCTAGCTAGCATTGTGCGCTCATGTCACCTGAGACAGAATGCAAACGCACTGGATGGATGTAAATGCACtcaatgctgtttgctgtttgatgtGTAGAGCGGCCGCCGACAGTCCAGATTGAACGATATCTGGTCCTGAAATTGAAGGACTTGGagctgacgtcatcgaaaGTAGATGAGTCGTTTtcctgtgtttgggtaatcatctcatgtgttttgtgcattgctttacatgGAGTACGCttgcattcagtctccgttgtgacacaagcacacaacgGTAcatacgacgtcgatcatgacagattgcCTAATTATCTAAGAGATGGAAGCCTGTCCACGTTCCCACGGCTGCATTTAATTATTGctctagacatgcagatttcacaaacagcaacgactctagctgtagtcttggAGTTGTTCTCTATgcaacaagagaagctaattgagatagcattgcactgcttgcataccagtctggtctttagtaaaGCATTTAAgaaccaaatccggtctttagatagccgatgtCTGGCTACGTGgcacacagcaacatcaaaggctgttcaccagacccaaTTTCACCTGGAAGTATGACTAGGCAGAAAGGGGTCTCGATGGCGGTGTATCGTACGTGGATCACAGTTTCCTCTCTTAGCTATGTTCAAGTCACTATACCCTGATCTATAATGATAATACACACAACATGAAACATGACATATTGTAAATTTGACCCTCTGAGATATGGATATGTCCCAGTTACGAACGGTGCCCGGTTCCAAAGTGCCCGGTCCCAAAGTGCCCAGATACCCGACGTATTAGTGTAGTTAACAACATGTTGCTTTAGCTATACTATTTTCTGGTAGATTAAATATTTACACTTTAATTACTAGGTTTGTCTGACAGTGCGGCATTATATAGAGCACACACCTTACATTCAATGATTGGCTAGGCTAACACATCACTCAGGATAATTTGTCGGTAACGTCTCGTAGTGACTTATCAGttttatcatttatttatttatatttttagtgGAAGACTCTTCCAGACTCAAGGTCATCCTGCGTGACCCCATCTAAGATTTTCTGTATCCGCTCCTGGCTAGGCTGACagagaaatacaaacagacaaagagataaagagatttgttttattttcaaaaattgattactatagtacacaacacattgGCAGCAAATTAAAGGATTCAAAAAATAACTAATGCATGGAAGATGCCCACTGTCCACAAGCCGCATAGAAAAGTCCGTAATTTccaaacaatttaattaatagtgttTGCAAGCAGTTTCCTGTAGCAGCCAAATGGACAAAAAGTCACCAAGAGATTGTTACCCTAATTGATCATGTAGAATATcctcacatgttcaaaatgctaagcacttggtttactaaaactgtctTTTCCATCTTCGGGgcatatatacacacacacacacacacacacacacacacacacacacacacacacacacacgtgctcgCGTAGTATACTTTTAACATagctaaaaatatatgaaacaagtctaaacattttgagaaaatgatgggtatgtagggatgtgtatgtacttatgtcatttatgcccatctcctacatcacactctttttacctatatcgcttgcagcagttgtgaatgtgatgtacaagatgggcataaatgacataagtacatacccatccctacatacccatcattttctcaaaatgtttttagacttGTTACCTAATTGATCATGTAGAATGTCCCAATACCAAAGACATTTGAAATTATCCAAAGTGACAAAAGTGTACATAGTTATAGGCATGTTCCCAGGTTGCCTGGAAACCCCAGAGTAAAAGTCAAAGTTCGTCGTACGATtgagacaaacaacacacagcGAGAAATAAGTTGTCTATAACTAAGTTATAGAATAGAATGACGTTGACAATAATTATAATGGTTTTGAATTAATAGATAACCTCATTGTTATTAACATTGACTGTAATCCCCCTGCCTATTATATTAAACACCTGTGTAGTACCATACTATGTAGTACTCATGCAGCACTGACTGCCAATCAAGGTCGAGTCACTATTATGAAGCGGCAAGACTACTTGTCGTTGACTAATACTTATGAAATTGTTTACAAAAACATTTACACGTACAGATagaaacaacacaattaactaattaattaattaactattgactAACAGTCTTAATTTCGTACCTGCTAAAATCACATCTCCCTCAAACTGTGTAGCGAGAGATTTGACTATAGCAAATCCAATCCCCTTATTTCCACCAGTTACCTAAACAAGACATGGAaattctacacaacaaaacattatCCATTTATTGGTAGTACCACGGCCACTCTTGGAGCACTCATTTCGAACAGCAGAGGATAGTGTCTGCGCAGTCGTtcatgcaagcaaacaaacttatAGCAAGGCTTCAAGAAAAACCTAATTTCTACATACGGGACTTTATTTAAGTTCCCGGAAGCTTATAgcctcgagtgtccagccgatGGCGACCTCGCACACTATGACAGGCCCTGAGGGGCAGATGTCTACGAGCAAGATCAGTTTATGCATTTGATAGAGAATTTTTTGAGTGAATGGAGTCTCATTAGCAGTGTACAGAAGGCAAAATAAAGGCTAGAGGTTGCATGTGTTTTCAGCAAAACATGTGCTTTACTTTGAAAAAATAGAGTTAGAATCATAATCAGtatctgtgtgcatgcattgtgGCCTGTATGTTATTGAGTTTTCTGACATGCATACTGCAActgtaaattaaaaattttaaaatactaaaattcaaattttgattttttaaaagatttaaatttgaaaatttaataCATGTTTGAAAAAGAaacgttaaattaaaaattaaaatttaaaatttaaatactaaaattgagaaatagaaatttgaaaatttttgaaattttaaacTTTGATGTTAAAAAAGACTTTGGcaattgaaaatttaaaatttttaatatgaaatttttaaatttaaaatttttaaattaaaattttttaattttagtatttaaattattaatttctatttaaCGTTTTCATATATCTAGCTATATATAGTTGGTGATCAAGTTTTTTGAAAGTTGAATAATTGATTAAAGAAGTTAATATACAGAGGCGGCTACAGCTCCTTTAAAGGGGAGGAACAAAAATTTGGTCACAGACTGatgccattttgattttaacttAACATGGTTGGTTTGCCATTGTATTTGTGACAAAagtagccagagcagcatCCACACAAATGATCACGACAATGTGTATATACAATCAAGCAAGTTTAGTTAACTTTGCTGAAACGAGAGAGTCCAGTATATTGGAGGGACAATGCTCCCAGATGCCTCTTTGCTCCCTGTTCCACCATCCTTGTGATAACTTAAATAAGATGCTGTCtattatatatacaaagcGATGCGTTTCCAAAGCATTAGTgtttagaaattaaaaatataaatatttattattgtctATAAGCAAATCTTGGGATTATGCACGTACTCAACCACAGAAAGACTATATGATTAATTGAA from Corticium candelabrum chromosome 22, ooCorCand1.1, whole genome shotgun sequence carries:
- the LOC134197388 gene encoding carbonyl reductase [NADPH] 1-like — its product is MSAPRVAVVTGGNKGIGFAIVKSLATQFEGDVILAARDPSRGQQSQTDLEKQSVRVIYQQLDISNSESIQEFKNFLEKKYGGLDVLVNNAAIAYKPASTAPLAEQARETVRVNFTGTLNVCRALFPLLRPHARVVNVASSVGHLKILKPNLQQQFASDSLTESKLEMLMNQFVSDVEAGIHVEKGWPNPFSAYGTSKVGLIALTKVSARQMSTGDKEDILVNSCCPGWVKTDMAGDRAPLTPEQGAETPVFLAFLPPGSPTGLFFKRKKVVDW